In the genome of Streptomyces lydicus, the window CGCACCTTGAGCGGGAACATCTCGGCGAGCAGCAGCCAGACACCCGTGTTGAGGGTGGCCTGCATGAACGCCATGTAGAGAACCATCAGGCCGAGCACGAGGGCGCTGACGGCGGTGGAGTGCGGCAGGCGGAAGGCGGCACCCAGCAGGGCGAGCGAGACGGCCATCCCGGCCAGACCGGCAAGCAGCATGGGCCGCCGGCCGACCCGGTCGATCAGGGACATCCCGATCGCCGTGGCCAGGACGGAGACCGCGCCGACGGCGATGGTGGCAGTGATCGAGGCGCCGGTGCCCAGACCGGTGGACGCCAGGATCTTGGGCGCGAAGTAGACCACGGCGTTGACACCGGTGATCTGCTGGACGGCCGCCAGCCCGATCCCGACCAGCAGCAGTCGCCGCACCCACGGTGTGCGCAGCTGCTGCCAGGCGCCGCGCCGGGCGTCGGCCTCCAGAGCGCGGGCCTGATCGATACGGGCCAGCTCGGCGGGTACGTCCTCGGCGGGCAGCGTACGGTGCAGCACCCGGTCCGCCTCGTCCGGCCGGCCCTTGCTGATGTACCAGCGCGGCGTGTCGGGCAGGAAGAACAGCCCGGCGAACAGGGCCACGGCGGGCAGCGCCGCAAGGCCCAGCATCCAGCGCCAGGCCGCCCAGTGCGCCAGAACGGCATTGATGAGGTAGGCGAGCAGCTGACCACTGACGATCATCAGCGAATTGAAGGAGACCAGCCGGCCGCGGATATGCGGGGGCGCGATCTCCGACAGGTACAGCGGGGTGATGACGGAGGCGCTGCCGACGGCGAGCCCGAGGACGAAGCGCGCCACGGTCATGAATGGAACACTCGGCGAGAGCGCGACGGCCAGCGCACCGCCGATGAACACGCAGCCCGCCCACAGCAGGGAGTTGCGCCGGCCCAGCGCATCGGCCATCCGGCCGCCGATCAGCGAACCGAAGGCCGCGCCGATCAGCAGCGCGCTGGTGATGATGCCCTCGCCCAGCGAGGTGAGGCCGAAATGGCTCTCCATGAAGGGGAGGGCGCCGGAGATCACTCCGGTGTCGTAGCCGAACAGGGCGCCGCCGAGGGCGGCAATGGCAGCGATGCCGACGATGAAACGCTTGGCGCTGCGGGCCCGCACACTCTCGTGCGGGCCGGCGGACGCCATCCGGCTGGTCGGAGCGGCCATGCTCAGCTCCGGTGCGCCGTGCCGGCCTGGCCGGTGGCCGGGGCTTGGGCCGGGGGCAGGGCCGGTGTCGGTGTCGTTGCCGCTGTCAGCCACGCCCTGGCCGGAGAGGGGCGGACCGGAGAGGGCCGGGCCGGCGAGGAACGCAGGGGTATGAGGCCGGTGCGGAGTGGGCCGGCGTCAGGGGCGACGTACATGGTGCGGGGCCTTTCGGTGGTGCGGGGGCCTTTCGGTGGGGGTGGGCCTTTCCGTGGGGGTGGGCCTTTCCGTGGGGGTAGGCCTTTCCGTGGAGCGGCCTAGCGTTGCAGTGGCGGCTACCGGCGATACAGCGTCGGCCGCTCGATCAGTTCGACGGTCACCCGCTCGCCGGTGGTCTGGGCCCGTACGCCCGCCTCGCACACGGCGGCCGCGGCGTAGCCGTCCCAGCAGCTGGGGCCCTCGACCTCGCCGCGCCGGGTGGCGTTCACCCAGCGCTGCACCTGCCGGTCGTAGGCCTCCTCGAAGCGCTCCACGAAACCAGGGGGGATGGCGCCACCCCAGCGGCCCGAGGTGTTGCTGAACACTCCGTGGTCGTCGCCGATCCTGGCGGTACCGCCCTCGCAGACCG includes:
- a CDS encoding sugar porter family MFS transporter codes for the protein MAAPTSRMASAGPHESVRARSAKRFIVGIAAIAALGGALFGYDTGVISGALPFMESHFGLTSLGEGIITSALLIGAAFGSLIGGRMADALGRRNSLLWAGCVFIGGALAVALSPSVPFMTVARFVLGLAVGSASVITPLYLSEIAPPHIRGRLVSFNSLMIVSGQLLAYLINAVLAHWAAWRWMLGLAALPAVALFAGLFFLPDTPRWYISKGRPDEADRVLHRTLPAEDVPAELARIDQARALEADARRGAWQQLRTPWVRRLLLVGIGLAAVQQITGVNAVVYFAPKILASTGLGTGASITATIAVGAVSVLATAIGMSLIDRVGRRPMLLAGLAGMAVSLALLGAAFRLPHSTAVSALVLGLMVLYMAFMQATLNTGVWLLLAEMFPLKVRGLAMGAAVFMMWMVNFGVALAFPLLLDAVGAGTTFWFFGVMCVLSLVFCKRYAPETKGLALEDLEHELRKAATKAAPGNGSPYGSPNGSLSERPSGSPGRS